One window of the Carnobacterium maltaromaticum DSM 20342 genome contains the following:
- a CDS encoding acetaldehyde dehydrogenase (acetylating) — translation MTIQDKDLVSIQEVRDLIGHAKKAQKELANMSQQQIDTICEAIAKAGYDNRVKLAKMAHEETGFGIWQDKVVKNAFGSKGVFEAIKDMKTVGVLSDDEQTKVMEVAVPVGVVAGLIPSTNPTSTVIYKALISIKAGNSIVFSPHPNAINSILETVKVIEEAAVAAGCPVGAISSMQVPTIQGTDQLMKHKDTSLILATGGSAMVKAAYSSGTPAIGVGPGNGPAFIERTANIPMAVKRILDSKTFDNGTICASEQSIIVEEINREKVINELEKQGAYFLNAKEAEQLEKFIMRANGSMNPQIVGKSVQRIASLTGLSIPEGARVLIAEESRVGSKVPYSREKLAPILAFYTAPNWSAACELSMDILNHEGAGHTMIIHSEDKAVIREFALKKPVSRLLVNTGGSLGGIGASTNLMPALNLGCGAVGGSSTSDNIGPANLFNIRRVAYGVRELEELRGSDAPCTTSVGMDASKEDLIDVLVEKVLAQLQ, via the coding sequence GTGACAATCCAAGATAAAGATTTAGTCTCCATTCAAGAAGTTCGCGATTTAATTGGACATGCTAAAAAAGCGCAAAAAGAATTAGCGAATATGTCGCAACAACAAATTGATACCATTTGTGAAGCCATCGCAAAAGCGGGTTATGATAATCGCGTTAAATTAGCTAAAATGGCTCACGAAGAAACTGGATTTGGTATCTGGCAAGATAAAGTGGTTAAAAATGCTTTTGGTTCTAAAGGTGTTTTTGAAGCTATCAAAGATATGAAAACAGTTGGCGTTTTAAGTGATGATGAACAAACAAAAGTCATGGAAGTTGCAGTGCCAGTGGGCGTTGTTGCAGGGTTAATTCCTTCAACAAATCCAACTTCAACGGTCATTTATAAAGCGTTGATTTCAATTAAAGCGGGTAATAGTATTGTTTTCTCACCACATCCTAATGCAATTAACAGCATCTTGGAGACAGTTAAAGTGATTGAAGAAGCAGCAGTAGCAGCAGGTTGTCCTGTTGGAGCGATTAGTTCAATGCAAGTTCCAACGATTCAAGGAACGGATCAATTAATGAAACATAAAGATACGTCGTTAATTTTAGCGACAGGTGGTTCTGCAATGGTCAAAGCAGCATACTCATCAGGTACGCCAGCAATCGGAGTTGGTCCAGGAAATGGTCCAGCATTTATCGAAAGAACAGCCAACATTCCAATGGCCGTTAAACGCATTCTAGATTCTAAGACATTTGATAACGGTACAATTTGTGCATCAGAACAGTCGATCATTGTTGAAGAAATCAATCGAGAAAAAGTCATTAACGAGTTAGAAAAACAAGGGGCTTATTTCTTAAATGCGAAAGAAGCTGAACAGCTTGAGAAGTTCATTATGCGTGCGAATGGTTCAATGAATCCGCAAATCGTTGGGAAATCTGTGCAACGTATTGCTTCATTAACAGGCTTATCGATTCCAGAAGGCGCACGAGTTTTAATTGCTGAAGAGAGTCGTGTTGGTTCTAAAGTTCCTTATTCTCGTGAGAAGTTAGCTCCAATCTTGGCCTTTTATACAGCGCCAAACTGGTCAGCAGCTTGTGAGTTAAGTATGGATATTTTAAATCATGAAGGTGCCGGTCACACAATGATTATTCATTCAGAAGACAAAGCTGTTATTCGCGAGTTTGCTTTGAAAAAACCTGTTTCAAGATTGTTAGTAAATACAGGTGGTTCTTTGGGTGGAATTGGTGCTTCAACCAATTTAATGCCAGCTTTAAATTTAGGCTGTGGTGCAGTTGGTGGCAGCTCAACTTCTGATAATATTGGTCCAGCAAACTTATTCAATATTCGTCGTGTTGCTTATGGCGTGCGCGAATTAGAAGAATTAAGAGGATCAGATGCACCATGTACAACAAGTGTTGGAATGGATGCAAGTAAGGAAGATTTAATTGATGTTTTAGTAGAGAAAGT
- a CDS encoding BMC domain-containing protein translates to MKYEALGMIEVTGFLGAIEAADTALKAANVELLQAEVISGGLTTVQVVGDVGAVQAAVEAAVSVTEKLGCLVGSHVIPRMDAATAEMVFSAIAKQDVAEPVENVVKQAENSIVKEVKESLKKEIQEVIEESLEQELAQMKVVDLRKLAYQMELTSLSKKEIKFANKKALIDAIQAEKERNDK, encoded by the coding sequence TTGAAATATGAAGCATTAGGTATGATTGAAGTAACAGGATTTTTAGGCGCCATTGAAGCTGCGGATACAGCCTTAAAAGCTGCAAATGTAGAGCTTTTACAGGCAGAAGTTATCAGTGGCGGGTTAACAACAGTTCAAGTAGTTGGAGACGTTGGAGCGGTTCAAGCAGCCGTTGAAGCAGCAGTGTCTGTAACAGAAAAATTAGGTTGTCTAGTTGGAAGCCATGTGATTCCAAGAATGGATGCAGCAACTGCCGAAATGGTCTTTTCCGCAATAGCTAAACAAGATGTTGCAGAACCAGTTGAAAATGTTGTAAAACAGGCTGAAAACTCAATAGTAAAAGAAGTAAAAGAGAGCTTGAAAAAAGAAATTCAAGAAGTCATTGAAGAAAGCTTAGAGCAAGAATTAGCCCAAATGAAAGTTGTTGATTTACGAAAACTAGCTTATCAAATGGAACTGACATCCCTTTCTAAAAAAGAGATTAAATTTGCGAATAAAAAAGCCTTAATCGATGCGATTCAAGCAGAAAAAGAAAGGAATGATAAATAG
- the eutL gene encoding ethanolamine utilization microcompartment protein EutL, whose translation MKNDRLGASVLSVKVISNVDAAMAKSLNLGPNQRSLGLITSDCDDVTYVALDEATKAAEVDVVYAKSLYAGAANASTKLAGEVIGIIAGPSPAEVKSGLEVAIQEIESGASFISSNEDDSIPYFAHCVSRTGSFLSKEANVTEGEALAYLIAPPLEAMYALDAALKAADVDIAAFYGPPSETNFGGALLTGSQSACKAACDAFAQAVEVVASNPIAY comes from the coding sequence ATGAAAAATGATCGTTTAGGTGCAAGTGTATTAAGCGTTAAAGTCATTTCTAATGTCGATGCGGCAATGGCTAAATCATTAAATTTAGGACCAAATCAACGCAGCTTAGGTTTAATTACTTCTGATTGTGATGATGTGACTTATGTAGCATTAGATGAAGCAACAAAAGCGGCAGAAGTTGATGTTGTGTATGCAAAAAGTTTATATGCTGGAGCAGCCAACGCCTCAACCAAATTAGCTGGAGAAGTGATTGGGATTATTGCTGGTCCAAGTCCAGCTGAGGTTAAAAGTGGTCTAGAAGTTGCAATTCAAGAAATTGAATCGGGTGCTAGCTTTATCAGTAGTAATGAAGATGACTCCATTCCTTATTTTGCTCACTGCGTTTCTAGAACGGGTTCATTTTTATCAAAAGAAGCTAATGTTACAGAAGGTGAAGCTTTAGCTTATCTAATTGCCCCACCGTTAGAAGCAATGTACGCATTAGATGCAGCATTAAAAGCAGCAGATGTTGATATTGCAGCTTTTTATGGCCCACCATCAGAAACAAACTTTGGTGGAGCACTACTAACAGGAAGCCAATCAGCCTGTAAAGCAGCTTGCGATGCTTTTGCTCAAGCTGTTGAAGTTGTAGCTAGCAATCCAATCGCATATTAG
- the eutC gene encoding ethanolamine ammonia-lyase subunit EutC, with product MVDEKNLKTIIENILSEMADGNVDLSNDVQSAIAVKVTETVAQNDVEDGCIPDITEVDIKKQFLVPHAEDPEGYQKMKQFTPARLGLWRAGTRYKTQSTLRFRADHAAAQDAVFSYVDEALVKEMNFVSVETLCHDKDEYVTRPDLGRQFSPEMCEIIKDNTTHGAKVQVVVGDGLSSAAIGANIKDIIPSIKQGLKMFNLDFDSVVFVKHARVPAMDKIGELTDADVVCLLIGERPGLVTAESMSAYIAYKPTVGMPEARRTVISNIHSGGTPAVEAGAYIAELIKNMLDKKKSGIDLKEAE from the coding sequence ATGGTAGATGAAAAAAACTTAAAAACAATTATTGAAAATATTTTGAGTGAAATGGCAGATGGAAACGTTGATTTAAGCAATGATGTTCAATCAGCAATTGCTGTAAAAGTTACTGAAACTGTAGCTCAAAATGACGTTGAAGATGGGTGTATTCCAGATATTACAGAAGTAGATATCAAAAAACAATTTTTAGTTCCACATGCAGAAGACCCAGAAGGTTATCAAAAAATGAAGCAATTCACACCAGCTAGGTTAGGCTTATGGCGCGCGGGGACCCGTTATAAAACTCAATCAACATTACGTTTTAGAGCCGATCATGCCGCTGCTCAAGATGCAGTTTTCTCTTATGTAGATGAAGCATTAGTCAAAGAGATGAATTTTGTTTCGGTTGAAACCCTATGTCACGATAAAGATGAGTATGTAACTAGACCAGATTTAGGTCGTCAGTTTTCTCCAGAAATGTGTGAAATTATTAAAGATAATACAACTCATGGAGCAAAAGTTCAAGTGGTTGTTGGAGATGGATTAAGTTCAGCAGCAATCGGAGCGAACATTAAAGATATTATTCCTTCTATTAAACAAGGGCTAAAAATGTTTAATTTAGACTTTGATTCAGTTGTTTTTGTGAAGCATGCTCGAGTTCCGGCAATGGATAAAATTGGTGAGTTAACAGATGCTGATGTTGTGTGTCTTTTGATTGGTGAACGTCCAGGTTTAGTTACAGCAGAATCAATGAGTGCGTATATTGCTTATAAACCAACAGTTGGAATGCCAGAAGCAAGAAGAACAGTTATTTCAAATATTCACAGTGGTGGAACACCAGCCGTTGAAGCAGGTGCCTATATTGCTGAATTAATTAAAAATATGCTTGATAAGAAGAAATCAGGAATTGATTTAAAAGAAGCTGAATAA
- a CDS encoding ethanolamine ammonia-lyase subunit EutB: MILKTILFGKTYQFKTVMEVMAKANEVKSGDSLAGISATSAEERVAAKVVLAQLKLSDLFNNPAVPYEEDEVTRIIVDGVNKRTYEQIKNWTVEELREWLLDLRTTDHDIKILGRGLTSEMVAAVAKLMSNMDLIYAAKKMVVMKTANTTIGMPGHFSARLQPNHPTDNIDGIMASLMEGLSYGIGDAVIGLNPVDDSTESVKRILHRFEDFRQEWEIPTQTCVLAHVKTQMEAMRQGAPTGLVFQSIAGSEKGNTAFGFNATDIAEAKKLALEVGAAAGPNVMYFETGQGSELSSDAHYGVDQVTMEARCYGFAKKFDPYLVNTVVGFIGPEYLYDSKQVIRAGLEDHFMGKLSGISMGCDVCYTNHMKADQNDAENLAVLLATAGCNFIMGIPHADDVMLNYQTTGYHETATLRDMFNLRPTTEFDQWMEKMGFSINGKLTERAGDASVFLKK; this comes from the coding sequence ATGATTTTAAAAACAATACTATTTGGCAAGACGTATCAATTTAAAACGGTCATGGAAGTCATGGCAAAAGCCAATGAAGTTAAATCTGGTGATAGTTTAGCCGGAATCAGCGCAACATCGGCAGAGGAAAGGGTTGCAGCTAAAGTTGTTTTAGCACAGTTGAAATTGTCAGATTTATTCAACAACCCAGCAGTACCTTATGAAGAGGATGAAGTGACACGAATCATCGTTGATGGTGTCAATAAAAGAACTTATGAGCAAATTAAAAACTGGACAGTTGAAGAATTAAGAGAGTGGTTATTAGACTTAAGAACAACCGATCACGATATCAAAATTCTTGGCCGTGGCTTAACTTCTGAAATGGTTGCTGCGGTAGCTAAATTAATGTCTAATATGGATTTAATTTATGCAGCGAAAAAAATGGTTGTCATGAAGACGGCAAATACAACAATTGGGATGCCCGGTCATTTTTCAGCGCGTCTCCAACCAAATCACCCAACAGATAATATTGATGGTATTATGGCTTCGTTAATGGAAGGTTTATCTTACGGAATTGGTGATGCAGTTATTGGATTAAATCCTGTGGATGATTCAACTGAAAGTGTGAAACGTATCTTACATCGTTTTGAAGACTTCCGTCAAGAGTGGGAAATCCCAACTCAAACTTGTGTCTTAGCTCATGTTAAAACACAAATGGAAGCGATGCGTCAAGGTGCTCCTACTGGATTAGTATTCCAATCAATTGCAGGTTCTGAAAAAGGAAATACAGCCTTTGGTTTCAATGCGACTGACATTGCTGAAGCGAAAAAATTAGCTTTAGAAGTTGGTGCAGCAGCTGGACCAAACGTTATGTACTTTGAAACGGGCCAAGGATCTGAATTATCTTCTGACGCACATTATGGTGTCGATCAAGTTACGATGGAAGCTCGTTGTTATGGATTTGCTAAAAAATTCGATCCATATCTAGTGAATACTGTTGTTGGTTTTATTGGACCTGAATATTTATATGATTCAAAACAAGTTATCCGTGCTGGTTTAGAAGATCACTTTATGGGTAAATTATCAGGTATTTCAATGGGTTGTGATGTTTGTTATACAAACCATATGAAAGCTGATCAAAATGATGCTGAAAACTTAGCAGTGCTTTTAGCAACAGCAGGCTGTAACTTTATTATGGGAATTCCTCATGCAGATGATGTTATGTTAAATTATCAAACAACTGGATACCATGAAACGGCTACATTACGCGATATGTTCAATTTACGTCCAACAACTGAATTTGACCAATGGATGGAAAAAATGGGCTTTAGTATCAATGGTAAATTAACTGAACGTGCTGGCGATGCATCTGTATTTTTGAAAAAGTAA
- the eutA gene encoding ethanolamine ammonia-lyase reactivating factor EutA, translating to MTEKILSVGIDLGTSTTQLVLSELFIENMASAFSIPRIVISDKKVIYKSDIRFTPILADNLIDVEEIKQFVEEQYRKAGIQKEEIQMGAVIITGETARKENASKVLTALSGFAGDFVVATAGPDLESIIAGKGAGAHTYSKENRMSVVNLDIGGGTTNLALFEDGEVSDTGCLDIGGRLIKVDSTTKKITYIAPKLQEIIAKQNLPIQLNQPTSVEQLQPIIKEMVRLLENSVGLGMQSNFYERILTNKGLRLDQRIKGISFSGGVADCIAKNLPENPFKYGDIGLLLGQGIANSRLVEEKEVIPSVETIRATVVGAGSHTAEVSGSTITYTKEILPIQNIPILKLALADEVGTSQEIASKISEKLQWYQLENEFQMIALGLSGEKSPSFQTVLNLAEAIVKGLDTLIQRKDPLIVMVQEDMAKALGQSIHSLLPKDYPFVCLDSVRVENGDYIDIGNPIANGTVLPVVVKTLVFN from the coding sequence ATGACAGAAAAAATTCTAAGTGTTGGGATTGATTTAGGCACATCCACTACCCAGCTAGTTTTATCCGAACTATTCATTGAAAATATGGCCTCAGCCTTTTCGATTCCACGCATTGTGATTTCTGATAAAAAAGTTATCTATAAAAGTGATATTCGTTTTACACCAATTTTAGCCGATAATTTAATTGACGTTGAAGAAATTAAACAATTTGTTGAGGAACAATATCGAAAAGCGGGTATCCAAAAAGAAGAAATTCAAATGGGTGCAGTCATTATAACTGGCGAAACGGCCCGTAAAGAAAATGCGAGTAAAGTTTTAACGGCTTTAAGTGGATTTGCTGGTGATTTTGTTGTTGCGACTGCAGGTCCTGATTTGGAAAGTATTATTGCTGGTAAAGGTGCTGGTGCTCACACATACTCAAAGGAAAATCGGATGTCCGTTGTGAATTTAGATATTGGTGGTGGAACAACCAACTTAGCTTTGTTTGAAGACGGTGAAGTTAGTGATACAGGTTGTTTGGATATTGGTGGACGCTTAATTAAAGTTGATTCGACAACTAAGAAAATTACGTATATTGCACCAAAATTGCAAGAAATCATTGCCAAGCAAAACCTGCCAATCCAATTAAACCAACCAACAAGTGTTGAACAACTCCAACCAATTATTAAAGAAATGGTGCGCTTGCTAGAAAATAGTGTTGGCTTAGGCATGCAAAGTAATTTTTATGAACGAATTCTAACAAATAAAGGCTTGCGCTTAGATCAACGCATCAAAGGTATCTCCTTTTCAGGCGGAGTTGCGGATTGTATTGCTAAAAACTTACCGGAAAATCCATTTAAATATGGTGACATTGGTTTACTCTTAGGGCAAGGAATTGCGAACTCAAGATTAGTCGAAGAGAAAGAAGTCATTCCATCTGTTGAAACAATTCGTGCAACGGTTGTAGGTGCTGGTTCTCATACTGCTGAAGTTAGTGGGAGTACGATTACGTATACAAAGGAAATTTTACCAATTCAAAATATTCCAATCTTAAAATTAGCACTAGCTGATGAAGTTGGAACGAGTCAGGAAATTGCTTCTAAAATTAGTGAAAAGTTGCAATGGTATCAACTGGAAAATGAATTTCAAATGATTGCCCTCGGGCTATCTGGTGAGAAGAGTCCCAGTTTTCAAACTGTTTTAAATTTAGCTGAAGCAATTGTCAAAGGGTTAGATACTTTAATTCAGCGCAAAGATCCATTAATTGTTATGGTGCAAGAAGATATGGCGAAAGCTTTGGGACAAAGCATTCATAGTCTTTTACCAAAAGATTATCCATTTGTCTGTTTAGACAGTGTCCGTGTTGAAAATGGAGATTATATTGATATTGGGAATCCGATTGCCAATGGAACAGTGCTACCCGTAGTTGTGAAGACGTTGGTTTTTAATTAG